The Ornithinimicrobium faecis genome includes a window with the following:
- the pdxS gene encoding pyridoxal 5'-phosphate synthase lyase subunit PdxS — protein sequence MADMLKGGVIMDVVTAEQAKIAEDAGAVAVMALERVPADIRAQGGVSRMSDPDMIDSIIEAVSIPVMAKARIGHFVEAQVLQSLGVDYIDESEVLTPADYSNHIDKWAYTVPFVCGATNLGEALRRITEGAAMIRSKGEAGTGDVSNATMHMRQIRQEIRRLSSLPEDELFVAAKELQAPYDLVAEVARNGKLPVVLFTAGGIATPADAAMMMQLGAEGVFVGSGIFKSGNPGARAEAIVKATTFHDDPDTIAKVSRGLGEAMVGINVDEIPQPHRLAERGW from the coding sequence ATGGCCGACATGCTCAAGGGCGGCGTGATCATGGACGTTGTCACTGCCGAGCAGGCCAAGATCGCCGAGGACGCCGGCGCCGTCGCCGTCATGGCACTGGAGCGCGTCCCGGCCGACATCCGCGCGCAGGGCGGCGTCTCCCGCATGAGCGACCCCGACATGATCGACAGCATCATCGAGGCCGTGTCCATCCCGGTCATGGCCAAGGCCCGGATCGGCCACTTCGTGGAGGCCCAGGTCCTGCAGTCCCTCGGTGTTGACTACATCGACGAGTCCGAGGTGCTCACCCCGGCGGACTACAGCAACCACATCGACAAGTGGGCCTACACCGTGCCGTTCGTCTGCGGCGCGACCAACCTGGGCGAGGCGCTGCGGCGCATCACCGAGGGCGCAGCGATGATCCGCTCCAAGGGCGAGGCCGGCACCGGTGACGTCTCCAACGCCACCATGCACATGCGGCAGATCCGCCAGGAGATCCGCCGCCTGTCCAGCCTGCCCGAGGACGAGCTGTTCGTCGCGGCCAAGGAGTTGCAGGCGCCCTACGACCTGGTGGCTGAGGTCGCCCGCAACGGCAAGCTCCCGGTCGTGCTGTTCACGGCCGGTGGCATCGCGACCCCCGCCGACGCGGCCATGATGATGCAGCTCGGCGCCGAGGGTGTCTTCGTCGGCTCCGGCATCTTCAAGTCCGGCAACCCGGGCGCCCGCGCCGAGGCCATCGTCAAGGCCACCACCTTCCACGACGACCCCGACACGATCGCCAAGGTCTCCCGGGGTCTGGGCGAGGCGATGGTGGGCATCAATGTCGACGAGATCCCGCAGCCGCACCGGCTCGCTGAGCGCGGTTGGTGA
- a CDS encoding epoxide hydrolase family protein — MSTHPLNQQPHDVQALDVQAHDAELVELRRRLAAARLPERETVNPPGADPARWQQGVPLAVLEEVVDHWRTTYDWRAFETRLNRIGQFRTTIDGLGIHFLHRRSTRSDATPLVLTHGWPGSVAEFTDIIDELADPRDPTAPAFHVVAPSLPGFGFSDKPTSTGWGVERIAAAWVTLMGRLGYGQFVAHGGDWGGVITTVLGGRHPEHVLGIHTTLAQSPPGMTTDGLSPLERSWAEETRDFWQHRSAYAKQQATRPQTIGYALVDSPVGLLAWILDKFAEWTDTTDSPFETIPLDRILDNVTLYWLTRTGASAARIYAESHGGVNRVDPRLRVEVPSAVSTYPRDIEKCPRPWAQERFRQIVRWSTPEAGGHFPSLEVPESFVTDLREGLAAVLAAQPRRL; from the coding sequence ATGTCCACCCATCCATTGAACCAACAGCCCCACGACGTCCAGGCTCTCGACGTCCAGGCCCATGACGCGGAGTTGGTGGAACTCCGGCGACGCCTGGCCGCGGCGCGGCTCCCCGAGCGCGAGACGGTGAACCCACCCGGTGCGGACCCGGCTCGCTGGCAGCAGGGCGTTCCACTCGCCGTTCTCGAGGAGGTCGTCGACCACTGGCGCACGACGTATGACTGGCGCGCGTTCGAGACTCGCCTCAACCGGATCGGTCAGTTCCGCACCACCATCGACGGCCTGGGGATCCACTTCCTGCACCGCCGGTCCACCCGGTCGGACGCCACTCCCCTGGTGCTGACGCACGGCTGGCCGGGCAGCGTCGCCGAGTTCACCGACATCATCGACGAGCTCGCCGATCCGAGGGACCCAACGGCACCCGCGTTCCATGTCGTCGCACCCTCTCTTCCCGGGTTCGGCTTCAGCGACAAGCCGACCAGCACCGGGTGGGGCGTGGAGCGGATCGCAGCCGCCTGGGTGACGCTGATGGGCCGGCTGGGCTATGGCCAGTTCGTGGCCCACGGCGGCGACTGGGGCGGCGTGATCACAACAGTGCTCGGCGGACGGCACCCAGAGCACGTCCTCGGCATCCACACCACGTTGGCCCAGTCGCCACCGGGGATGACGACGGACGGGCTGAGTCCACTTGAGCGCAGCTGGGCCGAGGAGACTCGTGACTTCTGGCAGCACCGCTCGGCCTACGCGAAGCAGCAGGCGACACGGCCGCAGACCATCGGCTATGCCCTCGTCGACTCACCGGTCGGGCTGCTCGCCTGGATCCTCGACAAGTTCGCCGAGTGGACCGACACCACAGACAGCCCGTTCGAGACGATCCCCCTCGACCGCATCCTCGACAACGTCACGCTCTACTGGTTGACGCGCACTGGTGCATCGGCCGCTCGCATCTACGCCGAGAGCCATGGTGGGGTCAACCGGGTCGACCCCCGACTGCGTGTGGAGGTCCCGTCAGCGGTCAGCACCTACCCCCGCGACATCGAGAAGTGTCCGCGGCCCTGGGCACAGGAGCGCTTTCGCCAGATCGTCCGGTGGAGCACCCCCGAGGCAGGCGGACACTTCCCCTCCCTTGAGGTCCCGGAGTCATTCGTCACCGACCTCCGGGAGGGACTGGCCGCGGTGCTCGCGGCTCAGCCCCGGCGCCTGTGA
- a CDS encoding CGNR zinc finger domain-containing protein yields MPDVFPDFRLGAVLATSFTATLTERRGGSVERIPTPERLVDWLAISGLSVASCTDAELDRARGLREAIHAAATAAARQDPLPPPAVRVINDCSTNGGAAAVLTPEGARRWQLSDSSSVADALSVIAADAVAVIAGERPGRLALCASPTCQAAFFDTSQSRTRLWCDMNTCGNRAKKARFNAARS; encoded by the coding sequence GTGCCTGACGTGTTCCCCGACTTCCGCCTGGGCGCGGTGCTGGCGACCAGCTTCACCGCGACCCTGACCGAGCGTCGTGGCGGCTCCGTGGAGCGGATCCCCACGCCTGAGCGGCTCGTCGACTGGCTGGCGATCAGCGGACTCTCCGTGGCGTCCTGCACCGACGCGGAATTGGATCGTGCGCGCGGGCTCCGTGAGGCCATCCACGCCGCGGCCACCGCGGCCGCGCGACAGGACCCGTTGCCTCCACCAGCCGTGCGGGTCATCAACGACTGCAGCACGAACGGTGGGGCCGCGGCCGTTCTGACGCCCGAGGGTGCCCGGCGCTGGCAACTCAGCGACTCGTCCAGCGTGGCCGACGCCCTCAGCGTGATCGCTGCGGACGCCGTTGCCGTCATCGCCGGGGAGCGACCCGGCCGGCTGGCACTGTGCGCCTCACCCACCTGTCAGGCGGCCTTCTTCGACACGAGCCAGAGTCGCACCCGCCTTTGGTGCGACATGAACACCTGTGGCAACCGTGCGAAGAAGGCGCGCTTCAACGCCGCCCGTTCGTGA
- the pdxT gene encoding pyridoxal 5'-phosphate synthase glutaminase subunit PdxT, protein MAPLIGVLAVQGDVAEHIRALTLAGAEAVPVRRPEELAAVDGLVIPGGESTTIDRLLRIFDLAEPLRARLAEGMPVYGSCAGMILLSAEVLDGHPEQQSLAALDITTRRNAFGRQVDSFEVDLPFVGLDEPFHAVFIRAPWVERVGDGVEVLASIERDGEEHAVAVRQGNVLATSFHPEVTDDVRVHALFVELVRAAGSIGDPAVVEGHPSTTNRDN, encoded by the coding sequence GTGGCTCCACTGATCGGGGTCCTGGCCGTCCAGGGTGACGTCGCCGAGCACATCCGTGCCCTGACCCTCGCCGGTGCGGAGGCCGTCCCGGTCCGTCGCCCCGAGGAGTTGGCCGCGGTCGATGGGCTCGTCATCCCGGGCGGGGAGTCGACCACGATCGACCGGCTGCTGCGCATCTTTGACCTGGCCGAGCCGCTGCGCGCCCGCCTGGCTGAGGGGATGCCGGTCTATGGCTCCTGCGCCGGCATGATCCTGCTGTCCGCGGAGGTCCTCGACGGACACCCGGAGCAGCAGAGTCTCGCCGCGCTCGACATCACCACCCGCCGCAACGCGTTCGGCCGCCAGGTTGACTCGTTTGAGGTGGACCTGCCGTTCGTGGGCCTGGACGAGCCCTTCCACGCCGTGTTCATCCGGGCCCCCTGGGTGGAGCGGGTCGGCGACGGCGTCGAGGTGTTGGCCAGCATCGAACGGGACGGCGAGGAGCACGCGGTGGCCGTGCGGCAGGGCAACGTGCTGGCCACCTCGTTCCACCCCGAGGTGACCGACGACGTCCGGGTGCACGCGCTCTTCGTGGAGCTGGTCCGCGCTGCAGGTAGCATCGGGGACCCAGCAGTAGTTGAGGGACACCCGAGCACGACGAACAGGGATAACTGA
- a CDS encoding YebC/PmpR family DNA-binding transcriptional regulator, with product MSGHSKWATTKHKKAVIDAKRGKLFAKLIKNIEVAARTGGGDPAGNPTLFDAIQKAKKTSVPNDNIDRAVKRGSGAEAGGANYEALVYEGYAPGGVALYIECLTDNKNRAVMEVRTALTRNGGSMADSGSVAYLFNRKGQVVVPKAQDSGETSEDALVEIVLEAGAEEVEDVGDSFEVISEATDVVAVRTALQEAGLDYDSAEVTFVPSMEVPLDADGARKMMRIIDALEDCDDVQNVFSNADVSDEVLAELEADD from the coding sequence ATGAGTGGGCACTCTAAGTGGGCAACGACCAAGCACAAGAAGGCGGTGATCGACGCCAAGCGAGGCAAACTCTTTGCCAAGTTGATCAAGAACATCGAGGTCGCCGCCCGCACCGGCGGTGGTGACCCGGCCGGCAACCCGACCCTCTTCGACGCGATCCAGAAGGCCAAGAAGACCTCGGTCCCCAACGACAACATCGACCGCGCCGTCAAGCGTGGGTCCGGTGCCGAGGCCGGCGGGGCCAACTACGAGGCGCTGGTCTACGAGGGCTATGCACCCGGTGGGGTCGCGCTCTATATCGAGTGCCTGACCGACAACAAGAACCGCGCCGTCATGGAGGTCCGCACCGCGCTGACCCGCAACGGCGGCAGCATGGCGGACAGCGGCTCAGTGGCCTACCTGTTCAACCGCAAGGGGCAGGTCGTGGTGCCCAAGGCGCAGGACTCGGGGGAGACCAGCGAGGACGCGCTCGTCGAGATCGTGCTCGAGGCCGGCGCCGAGGAGGTCGAGGACGTCGGTGACTCCTTCGAGGTCATCTCGGAGGCCACCGACGTGGTCGCGGTCCGCACCGCCCTGCAGGAGGCCGGGCTGGACTATGACTCCGCGGAGGTGACTTTCGTGCCGAGCATGGAGGTGCCGCTGGATGCCGACGGTGCCCGCAAGATGATGCGGATCATCGACGCGCTCGAGGACTGCGACGACGTGCAGAACGTCTTCTCCAACGCCGATGTGTCCGACGAGGTGCTCGCTGAGCTCGAGGCTGACGACTGA
- the ruvC gene encoding crossover junction endodeoxyribonuclease RuvC, with the protein MRVLGVDPGLTRCGLGVVESSGGRTVRMVAVGVVRTPPGDDPQERLLTLQTEIDQWLAEHQPDAVAVERVFAKANIKGIMGTAQASAVPMLAAARLGLPLALHTPTEVKAAVTGNGRADKAQVTMMITRILGLDTAPKPADAADALALAVCHLWRGQADARLAAAAQGNAMQRAAQDAARAPRNRLEELHAAHGSRRGTATPRPQIAAVRRSAQ; encoded by the coding sequence GTGCGCGTTCTTGGTGTTGACCCTGGCCTCACGCGCTGTGGGTTGGGCGTTGTGGAGTCCAGTGGTGGCCGCACCGTGCGCATGGTCGCCGTCGGCGTCGTGCGCACCCCGCCGGGTGATGACCCGCAGGAGCGGCTGCTGACGCTGCAGACCGAGATCGACCAGTGGCTGGCCGAGCACCAGCCGGATGCCGTCGCGGTCGAGCGGGTCTTCGCCAAGGCCAACATCAAGGGGATCATGGGCACGGCTCAGGCCTCGGCGGTCCCGATGCTCGCCGCCGCGCGGCTGGGGCTGCCCCTCGCGCTCCACACACCCACCGAGGTCAAGGCCGCGGTCACCGGCAACGGCCGGGCAGACAAGGCCCAGGTCACGATGATGATCACCCGCATCCTGGGTCTGGACACTGCGCCCAAGCCGGCCGACGCAGCCGACGCTCTTGCTCTGGCCGTCTGCCACCTGTGGCGCGGTCAGGCCGACGCCCGGTTGGCGGCGGCTGCCCAGGGCAATGCCATGCAGCGAGCCGCCCAGGACGCGGCCCGGGCACCGCGCAACCGCCTCGAGGAGTTGCACGCGGCCCACGGTTCACGTCGTGGCACTGCGACTCCTCGTCCCCAGATCGCCGCCGTCCGCAGGAGTGCCCAATGA
- the ruvA gene encoding Holliday junction branch migration protein RuvA has translation MIASVRGPVLHVGLDHVVVEVGGVGMHVHTTPATAAGCPRGGEVTLATTLVVREESLTLYGFEGTEARALFEQVQTVSGVGPRLALAMLSVHSPDGVRQAIAGGDLAALTKVPGIGKKGAERIVLELKDKILAMGVEPSIGGSAPATAGGDPLGGQVHEALVGLGWSGRQADDAIERVRAAGSAPTAVSEFLRAALRELGR, from the coding sequence ATGATCGCTTCCGTCCGAGGGCCCGTGCTGCACGTCGGGCTGGACCACGTCGTCGTGGAGGTCGGCGGGGTCGGCATGCACGTGCACACCACGCCCGCCACCGCGGCCGGGTGCCCTCGTGGGGGCGAGGTCACCCTGGCGACGACGCTGGTGGTGCGCGAGGAGTCGCTGACCCTGTATGGCTTCGAGGGCACCGAGGCCCGTGCGTTGTTCGAGCAGGTGCAGACCGTCTCGGGGGTCGGCCCTCGCCTCGCTCTGGCCATGCTGTCGGTGCACAGCCCTGACGGGGTCCGTCAGGCGATCGCCGGCGGGGACCTTGCTGCGCTGACCAAGGTCCCGGGCATCGGCAAGAAAGGCGCCGAGCGGATCGTGCTTGAGCTGAAGGACAAGATCCTCGCGATGGGTGTCGAGCCGTCGATCGGTGGATCAGCTCCTGCGACTGCCGGTGGCGACCCACTCGGCGGTCAGGTCCACGAGGCGCTGGTGGGTCTCGGCTGGAGCGGGAGGCAGGCCGACGACGCGATCGAGCGGGTCCGGGCTGCTGGCAGTGCACCCACGGCCGTCTCGGAGTTCCTGCGTGCAGCACTGCGGGAGCTCGGCCGGTGA
- the ruvB gene encoding Holliday junction branch migration DNA helicase RuvB gives MSDEAGRAPRTEVGYDPDDGSLDATARVVDASTTDEERRIEAALRPRRLAEFPGQQRVRDQLGLVLEAARRRQSPPDHVLLSGPPGLGKTTLAMIIAAELEQPMRITSGPAIQHAGDLAAVLSSLAEGEVLFLDEIHRMARPAEEMLYLAMEDFRVDVIVGKGPGATAIPLELPPFTVVGATTRAGLLPAPLRDRFGFTGHLDYYNTKDLQLILTRSAGLLEIESTPDGIHEIASRSRGTPRIANRLLRRVRDWAQVHGQHIVDEEAALAALELFDVDQQGLDRLDRAVLEALCKRFGGGPVGLSTLAVAVGEEPDTVETVAEPYLVREGYIVRTPRGRSASRMAWEHLGLTPPKPVAGQEQLPIGDQPGRLDH, from the coding sequence CTGTCCGACGAGGCGGGTCGCGCCCCCCGCACCGAGGTGGGTTATGACCCCGACGACGGCTCGCTCGACGCGACGGCCCGCGTCGTCGACGCCTCAACCACCGACGAGGAGCGGCGCATCGAGGCCGCGCTGCGGCCGCGCCGACTCGCGGAGTTCCCCGGTCAGCAGCGGGTGCGTGACCAGCTCGGCCTGGTGCTCGAGGCGGCCCGGCGCCGACAGAGTCCTCCCGATCATGTCCTGCTTTCTGGGCCGCCCGGTCTGGGCAAGACCACCCTGGCGATGATCATCGCCGCAGAGCTCGAGCAGCCGATGCGCATCACCAGCGGTCCGGCGATCCAGCACGCCGGCGATCTGGCTGCGGTGCTCTCCTCCCTGGCCGAGGGCGAGGTCCTGTTCCTCGACGAGATCCACCGCATGGCGCGGCCGGCCGAGGAGATGCTCTATCTGGCCATGGAGGACTTCAGGGTCGATGTGATTGTCGGCAAGGGCCCCGGCGCCACGGCGATCCCGCTGGAGCTGCCGCCGTTCACGGTCGTGGGTGCCACCACGCGGGCGGGGCTGCTGCCCGCGCCCTTGCGGGACCGCTTCGGTTTCACCGGGCACCTGGACTACTACAACACCAAGGACCTGCAACTGATCCTGACCCGCAGCGCCGGACTGCTGGAGATCGAGAGCACCCCTGACGGGATCCACGAGATCGCCTCGCGGTCTCGTGGCACGCCCCGCATCGCCAACCGCCTGCTGCGCCGGGTCCGTGACTGGGCCCAGGTGCACGGTCAGCACATCGTCGACGAGGAGGCGGCGCTGGCGGCGCTGGAGCTGTTCGACGTCGACCAGCAGGGTCTGGACCGCCTCGACCGCGCGGTGCTCGAGGCGTTGTGCAAACGCTTCGGCGGGGGCCCCGTCGGCCTCAGCACGTTGGCCGTCGCCGTGGGGGAGGAGCCCGACACGGTCGAGACCGTCGCCGAGCCCTATCTGGTCCGCGAGGGCTACATCGTGCGCACCCCGCGCGGGCGGTCGGCCTCGAGGATGGCCTGGGAGCACCTCGGCCTGACCCCGCCCAAACCGGTTGCCGGGCAGGAGCAGCTGCCCATCGGCGACCAGCCCGGCCGCCTCGACCACTGA